One part of the Marinobacter sp. M3C genome encodes these proteins:
- the ahcY gene encoding adenosylhomocysteinase translates to MNTVEDFKVRDISLAAWGRKEINIAEGEMPALMALRQKYKAEKPLAGANVLGCIHMTIQTAVLIETLIELGANVRWSSCNIFSTQDQAAAAVAAVGVPVFAWKGETDEEYEWCLHQTVGANVEGWAPNMILDDGGDLTELLHKEYPAILANCHGVTEETTTGVHRLQEMLRDGTLKIPAINVNDSVTKAKNDNKYGCRHSLNDAIKRATDHLLSGKKALVIGYGDVGKGSAASLNQEGMIVKVTEADPICAMQACMDGFEVVSPYINGENDGTEASIDKAMLSKIDILVTTTGNYDVCDSNMLKALRSGAVVCNIGHFDNEIDTAFMRKNWEWDEVKPQVHIVYRNKAANDHLLLLSEGRLVNLGNATGHPSRIMDGSFANQVLAQMYLFERKFADLPEEARAKGVYVQVLPKHLDEEVARAMVEGFGGVITKMTQKQANYIGVPVEGPYKPETYKY, encoded by the coding sequence ATGAACACCGTTGAAGACTTTAAAGTACGTGACATCTCGCTGGCGGCTTGGGGCCGCAAGGAAATTAACATCGCCGAAGGCGAAATGCCTGCACTGATGGCGCTGCGCCAAAAGTACAAAGCTGAAAAGCCCCTGGCTGGCGCTAACGTGCTTGGCTGCATTCACATGACCATTCAAACAGCCGTGCTGATTGAAACCCTGATTGAACTGGGTGCCAACGTGCGCTGGTCATCATGCAACATCTTCTCTACCCAGGATCAGGCCGCAGCGGCCGTTGCCGCAGTGGGCGTTCCGGTGTTTGCCTGGAAAGGCGAAACCGACGAAGAATACGAGTGGTGCCTGCATCAAACCGTAGGCGCAAACGTGGAAGGCTGGGCGCCCAACATGATTCTGGACGACGGCGGTGATTTGACCGAACTGCTGCACAAAGAATACCCGGCCATTCTGGCCAACTGTCACGGCGTGACCGAAGAAACCACCACCGGTGTGCACCGCCTTCAGGAAATGCTGCGCGACGGCACCCTGAAGATTCCGGCCATCAACGTGAATGATTCCGTCACCAAGGCCAAGAACGACAACAAATACGGTTGCCGTCACAGCCTGAACGACGCCATCAAGCGCGCTACCGACCACCTGCTGTCTGGTAAGAAAGCACTGGTTATCGGTTACGGCGATGTGGGTAAGGGTTCTGCTGCTTCCTTGAACCAGGAAGGCATGATTGTAAAAGTTACCGAAGCCGACCCCATTTGTGCCATGCAGGCCTGCATGGACGGTTTTGAAGTGGTTTCTCCGTACATTAACGGCGAAAACGACGGCACCGAAGCCAGCATCGACAAAGCCATGCTGTCTAAAATCGACATTCTGGTGACCACTACCGGTAACTACGACGTGTGCGATTCCAACATGCTGAAGGCTCTGCGCTCTGGTGCGGTGGTGTGCAACATCGGTCACTTCGATAACGAAATTGACACCGCGTTCATGCGCAAGAACTGGGAATGGGACGAGGTTAAGCCGCAGGTTCACATTGTGTACCGCAACAAAGCGGCCAACGACCACCTGCTTCTGCTGTCTGAGGGCCGCCTGGTGAACCTGGGTAACGCAACCGGTCACCCATCGCGCATTATGGACGGCTCTTTCGCCAACCAGGTGCTGGCTCAGATGTACCTGTTTGAGCGCAAGTTCGCTGACCTGCCAGAAGAAGCCCGCGCTAAAGGCGTGTACGTTCAGGTTCTGCCCAAGCACCTGGATGAAGAAGTGGCCCGTGCCATGGTCGAAGGTTTTGGTGGTGTGATTACCAAAATGACCCAAAAGCAGGCCAACTACATCGGTGTTCCGGTGGAAGGCCCGTACAAGCCGGAAACCTACAAGTACTAG
- a CDS encoding alpha/beta hydrolase — MTLTGNLPFSPSTTPLGAHGAPVCKRETANVLLSRSDTLGRPRAFIDAGKIEDESGRSFTATLQNGTEHTPDNAEARFTKLLTGNAQWYGPEEPKGEHLIGFDTVSEQLRFAPGHTLSEGVELTVIQGERKARAIHLPPPVFINLREEASPSEDLLTDDQLDYFRANGNNALIFMHGYNVPHGEWGRFLKYDGSREAYHGNAPSFAKANTWHPNRATVWQDTAALSANSSVSLEDEKLNGGGAHNWAVHMEYQLNRAAGFDGEDWMPYSRIINISWPGDTGSTDFMQAELNAMASGRRLAPLLLQLANAGIAINLLSHSLGARVALTALNIMGIIGKRDLVDHLFLWQPAVADNALTNDSSRDVHPLGLGVFPAAHSAARKIVVLHSRGDGILGADNSEDEAWWRKALSFKHPVATTAWDLATADDPMDDVLGNLRGAYDKKWWTFPSFLDNGFGPAIEKLYTDYLPLTFEAWMTAHPQRSLATPETLKQTVQENWTRLEKDILTEANALWQPCIDCLRNGERPPDYTLLAPLNHNASVSPQMAKDYVLRLKKLAANNWAPEQRPRPALGYVGFEEVTGETAGPFRDKFLEDRLLNESWLVVDQSRWLFSHSGMRIPTQELFEEVYQRQIMKNRLLANSKFGRY, encoded by the coding sequence ATGACACTCACTGGCAACCTGCCCTTCTCTCCCAGCACAACGCCTCTCGGCGCCCACGGCGCGCCCGTTTGCAAGCGCGAAACCGCAAACGTACTGTTGAGCCGCTCTGACACCTTGGGGCGACCAAGGGCTTTTATTGATGCCGGCAAAATCGAGGATGAGAGCGGTAGATCATTCACCGCCACGCTGCAAAATGGCACAGAGCATACGCCAGATAATGCAGAGGCTCGCTTCACCAAACTCCTTACGGGCAACGCACAGTGGTACGGGCCTGAGGAACCGAAGGGCGAGCATTTGATCGGGTTTGATACTGTAAGCGAGCAGCTTCGCTTTGCCCCGGGCCATACCCTTAGCGAAGGCGTAGAGCTAACCGTCATCCAGGGCGAGCGCAAAGCCAGAGCGATACACCTACCGCCACCGGTATTTATTAATCTGCGTGAAGAGGCCTCCCCATCTGAAGATTTGCTGACGGACGACCAACTGGATTACTTTCGGGCAAACGGCAACAACGCGCTTATCTTTATGCACGGTTACAACGTTCCTCATGGTGAGTGGGGGCGATTCTTGAAGTACGACGGTAGCCGAGAAGCCTACCACGGTAATGCGCCGTCATTCGCGAAAGCCAATACCTGGCATCCCAATAGAGCCACGGTCTGGCAGGATACGGCAGCACTGTCGGCGAATAGCTCCGTGTCGCTGGAAGACGAAAAGCTGAATGGTGGCGGCGCTCATAATTGGGCTGTTCATATGGAGTACCAGTTGAACCGCGCCGCAGGCTTCGACGGCGAAGACTGGATGCCCTATAGCCGCATCATTAACATTTCCTGGCCGGGGGATACCGGTTCCACCGATTTCATGCAGGCGGAGCTGAACGCCATGGCATCCGGGCGGCGCCTGGCTCCGCTATTGTTGCAGTTGGCAAATGCCGGCATTGCCATCAACCTGCTCTCTCACTCTCTTGGTGCACGGGTAGCGCTCACCGCCCTGAACATTATGGGCATCATCGGAAAACGCGATCTGGTTGACCACCTGTTTCTCTGGCAACCCGCCGTTGCCGACAATGCCCTCACCAACGACAGCAGCCGAGACGTGCATCCTTTGGGGCTGGGCGTGTTTCCTGCCGCCCATAGCGCAGCTCGCAAGATTGTGGTGCTGCATTCCCGTGGCGACGGCATTCTTGGGGCGGATAATAGTGAAGATGAGGCTTGGTGGCGAAAGGCTCTGTCATTCAAGCATCCAGTAGCAACTACCGCATGGGATCTCGCAACCGCCGACGACCCCATGGACGACGTACTCGGTAACTTGCGGGGAGCCTATGATAAAAAATGGTGGACCTTCCCGAGCTTTCTGGACAACGGGTTCGGGCCCGCCATCGAAAAGCTGTACACAGACTACTTACCACTCACGTTCGAGGCGTGGATGACTGCTCACCCCCAGCGATCTTTGGCCACACCCGAAACGCTCAAACAAACCGTTCAGGAAAACTGGACCCGGTTAGAAAAAGACATCCTCACCGAAGCAAACGCTTTATGGCAACCCTGTATAGATTGCCTGCGCAACGGCGAGCGGCCGCCTGACTACACCCTGCTCGCGCCATTGAACCATAACGCCAGCGTAAGCCCGCAAATGGCGAAAGATTATGTTCTGCGTTTAAAAAAGCTTGCTGCGAACAACTGGGCACCGGAACAACGGCCACGGCCTGCGTTGGGGTATGTGGGGTTTGAGGAAGTGACAGGCGAGACTGCCGGACCCTTTCGAGATAAATTCCTCGAAGATAGGTTATTGAATGAGTCCTGGCTAGTGGTAGATCAAAGTCGTTGGCTTTTTAGCCACTCTGGGATGCGGATTCCCACTCAAGAGTTGTTCGAAGAAGTCTATCAGCGACAAATCATGAAGAACCGATTGCTGGCAAATTCAAAGTTTGGACGTTACTGA
- a CDS encoding amino acid ABC transporter ATP-binding protein — translation MTHIVQLKRMNKYFGKLHVLKDIDLAVEAGEVVVIIGASGSGKSTLIRCVNGLEEFESGHLEVDGHKLAPKGGNQESLAEIRKEVGMVFQQFNLFPHLSVKKNIMLAPMKVKSADKTVANATADRLLERVGISDQADKFPSQLSGGQQQRVAIARALAMEPRVMLFDEPTSALDPEMVGEVLDVMRELAKEGMTMMVVTHEMGFAREVADRVIYIHEGQIVEEGKPHDVFDNPQNERTQAFLSRVLAH, via the coding sequence ATGACCCATATTGTGCAGCTCAAACGCATGAACAAGTACTTCGGCAAGCTTCACGTGCTGAAAGATATCGATCTGGCCGTAGAAGCTGGTGAAGTGGTGGTGATTATCGGCGCCAGCGGCTCCGGCAAATCCACCTTGATCCGCTGCGTGAACGGTCTGGAAGAATTCGAATCTGGCCACCTGGAAGTCGACGGCCACAAACTGGCGCCCAAAGGCGGCAACCAGGAATCTCTGGCTGAAATCCGCAAAGAAGTGGGCATGGTGTTCCAGCAGTTCAACCTGTTCCCCCACCTGTCGGTGAAGAAAAACATTATGCTGGCACCTATGAAGGTTAAAAGTGCCGATAAAACCGTTGCTAATGCCACTGCAGATCGCTTGCTGGAACGCGTTGGCATCAGCGATCAGGCCGACAAGTTCCCCAGCCAGCTGTCTGGCGGCCAGCAGCAACGGGTAGCCATCGCCCGCGCCCTGGCGATGGAGCCGCGGGTTATGCTGTTTGACGAACCCACCTCGGCGCTAGACCCGGAAATGGTTGGCGAAGTGCTGGACGTTATGCGCGAACTGGCCAAAGAAGGCATGACCATGATGGTGGTGACCCACGAAATGGGCTTCGCCCGCGAAGTGGCCGACCGGGTGATTTACATCCACGAAGGCCAGATTGTGGAAGAAGGCAAACCCCACGACGTGTTCGACAACCCCCAGAACGAACGTACCCAGGCGTTTCTGTCACGGGTGCTGGCCCACTGA
- a CDS encoding WD40 repeat domain-containing protein: MAVINANKVRWIGAVLGAFVLISILLNSNLLGVWAGPVMSMGVSESGRYVVSAHTDNKLILWDLQEKQWNTLSGKANLYSAYFVPGQNAFLWQDTDNTVTAQTVDGKVLKRFQHFPSYGHVISADLETYLSADEHWNVFSGYGDTKRTVLSDGISPSFLGSGKLFNLAIDRNNTFFVTAGVDSDRSAIADHSPLNSSQRFSKYGGVTLWNAVTKQPVAKLRGNSSKTHATISPDGQWVVSADEAGIGLFWNTDKPEVRHRLARYHSGIYLDDRPFEVGDPRNRDKSGLIDTPAGLNDFTIAVAFIHNSKYYLRFGNNSHVAALFKTGSPWPVKYFDLGKSPKLVTYGSQYDRNTAIATSPESGTLVMGHQSTGGISVYQFDPEELTLERVWVVE; encoded by the coding sequence TTGGCCGTTATTAACGCTAACAAAGTGCGCTGGATAGGCGCGGTGCTTGGTGCCTTTGTGCTTATTAGCATCCTGCTGAACTCCAACCTCCTGGGAGTCTGGGCTGGGCCGGTTATGTCCATGGGTGTATCGGAGTCTGGCCGCTATGTCGTCAGTGCCCACACAGACAACAAGCTCATTCTCTGGGATCTGCAAGAAAAACAGTGGAATACGTTGTCCGGTAAAGCCAACCTTTACAGCGCCTATTTTGTGCCGGGTCAAAACGCTTTTTTGTGGCAGGACACAGACAATACCGTTACTGCACAAACGGTTGACGGAAAAGTACTGAAGCGATTTCAGCACTTCCCAAGCTACGGCCACGTTATCAGTGCCGATCTTGAGACCTACTTGTCTGCTGATGAGCATTGGAATGTGTTTTCTGGCTATGGGGACACAAAACGTACTGTCCTTAGTGATGGCATCAGCCCGAGCTTTTTAGGATCCGGCAAGCTGTTCAACCTCGCCATAGACCGAAACAACACCTTCTTTGTTACAGCCGGCGTCGATAGTGACCGCTCAGCAATCGCAGACCATTCACCATTGAATAGCAGCCAACGGTTTTCAAAATATGGGGGCGTCACTCTTTGGAACGCTGTGACAAAACAGCCTGTTGCAAAACTCCGCGGAAACTCCTCCAAAACTCACGCCACCATTAGCCCGGATGGGCAGTGGGTGGTCAGCGCGGACGAAGCTGGAATCGGGCTTTTCTGGAACACTGATAAGCCGGAAGTCCGGCACCGATTAGCAAGGTATCATAGTGGGATTTATCTTGATGATAGGCCTTTTGAAGTGGGCGACCCTCGCAATAGAGACAAGAGCGGTCTTATCGATACCCCTGCAGGCCTGAACGACTTCACCATCGCCGTCGCCTTCATCCACAACAGCAAGTATTACCTCCGCTTCGGCAACAACAGCCACGTCGCCGCCCTGTTCAAAACCGGCAGCCCCTGGCCCGTGAAGTATTTTGATCTCGGCAAGTCACCCAAATTGGTCACCTACGGCAGTCAGTACGACCGCAACACCGCCATCGCCACCTCACCCGAATCGGGCACCCTGGTGATGGGGCATCAATCGACCGGCGGCATCAGCGTGTACCAGTTTGACCCAGAAGAGCTGACGTTGGAGCGGGTTTGGGTGGTGGAATAG
- a CDS encoding amino acid ABC transporter permease, which yields MESQFQFDWQAAIDSIPFLAKGIPYTLMISFGGLVIGFLLGILFGLLSINKHWYLRWPATAYIEIFRGTPILVQVLFIFYGLPDLVGGPIDPLVAGIAAIALNSGAYISEVVRGGVQSIDRGQTEAGLSLGLSRTQSFWSIVWPQAFRRMIPPLGNQAIVSIKDTSLFSVIGVGELVRQGQVYIANTFTAFEVYFVVALMYLAITLSLSIVLRYMEKRGLASV from the coding sequence GTGGAATCACAGTTCCAATTTGACTGGCAAGCCGCCATAGATTCCATACCCTTCCTGGCGAAGGGTATTCCTTACACGTTGATGATTTCGTTCGGCGGCCTTGTTATTGGTTTTCTGCTGGGCATTTTGTTTGGCTTGTTAAGCATTAACAAACACTGGTATTTGCGCTGGCCGGCAACGGCTTATATTGAAATATTCCGCGGCACGCCCATTCTGGTGCAAGTGCTGTTCATATTTTACGGTTTGCCCGACCTTGTCGGCGGCCCGATTGACCCGCTTGTCGCCGGTATTGCGGCCATCGCCCTGAATTCGGGTGCCTATATTTCCGAAGTGGTTCGTGGTGGCGTGCAGTCTATTGACCGCGGCCAAACCGAGGCTGGCCTGTCACTGGGTTTGTCCCGTACCCAGAGCTTTTGGTCGATTGTGTGGCCCCAGGCGTTTCGCCGGATGATTCCACCCCTCGGTAACCAGGCCATCGTCAGCATTAAAGACACCTCGCTGTTTTCTGTTATCGGCGTGGGTGAACTGGTTCGCCAGGGCCAGGTGTACATTGCCAATACCTTCACCGCCTTTGAGGTGTACTTTGTAGTGGCCCTTATGTATCTCGCTATAACCCTGTCGCTATCTATAGTTCTGCGCTACATGGAAAAGCGCGGTTTGGCCTCTGTGTGA
- a CDS encoding WD40 repeat domain-containing protein, producing MSKFNLRALLLLGLTLAAGYGLWQAYHSSGPIMSASISSNGTFAITAHKDQKLILWDLEGHRRKIISRNANIYSAYFIKRQPIFLWQDLDNTVTAQSVNGEVKTAFELNKPTYGHLMTHDLSTYYYSGIGWGIFRRTEDGSTETLKATDRRAFLGYHKLFNLSMDESEQWIVSAGSGEPKGFEPPYYRSLQEVLDQGADYQHLYSVALWNLETGQPTAKLDGNSSKTHATISPDGQWVVSADEAGIGLFWNTDEPATRHRLARYHSGIYLEDTPLETGDLRNWDKSQLIEDSAGLNTFTIAVAFIHNSEYYLRFGNNSHFAALFKTGSPWPVKYLDLGESPKLVTYGSQYDRNTAIATSPESGTLVMGHQSTGGISVYQFDPEELTLERVWVVE from the coding sequence ATGAGCAAATTCAATCTACGGGCGCTTTTGCTGCTGGGACTCACGTTGGCTGCAGGATACGGCTTGTGGCAAGCATATCATTCCTCCGGGCCGATCATGAGCGCCTCAATTTCCTCAAACGGGACATTCGCCATTACTGCTCACAAGGATCAGAAGCTGATTCTGTGGGATTTGGAAGGGCATAGACGAAAAATTATCAGTCGCAACGCCAATATCTACAGCGCATATTTCATCAAACGCCAGCCCATTTTCCTCTGGCAGGATCTCGACAATACGGTAACCGCCCAATCGGTAAACGGCGAGGTTAAAACAGCTTTTGAGCTAAACAAGCCCACCTATGGTCACCTCATGACTCACGATCTCAGCACCTATTATTACTCCGGCATTGGCTGGGGCATATTTCGGAGAACAGAAGACGGTTCTACAGAGACTCTGAAAGCAACCGATCGCAGGGCTTTTCTTGGCTATCACAAGCTCTTCAATCTCTCGATGGACGAGTCTGAGCAATGGATAGTTTCTGCAGGAAGTGGGGAGCCCAAAGGATTTGAACCACCTTATTATCGGTCGCTACAAGAAGTTCTGGATCAGGGTGCGGACTACCAGCACCTGTACAGCGTTGCTTTATGGAACCTCGAAACCGGACAGCCAACTGCCAAACTGGATGGCAATTCTTCTAAAACTCACGCCACCATTAGCCCAGATGGGCAGTGGGTCGTCAGTGCGGACGAAGCTGGAATCGGGCTATTCTGGAATACTGACGAGCCAGCAACCCGACACCGATTAGCACGATATCATAGCGGGATTTATCTTGAAGATACGCCTCTCGAAACAGGTGACCTGCGAAATTGGGATAAAAGTCAACTCATTGAAGATTCAGCGGGCCTCAACACTTTCACCATCGCCGTCGCCTTCATCCACAACAGCGAGTACTACCTTCGCTTCGGCAACAACAGCCACTTCGCCGCCCTGTTCAAAACCGGCAGCCCCTGGCCCGTGAAGTATCTTGATCTCGGCGAGTCACCCAAATTGGTCACCTACGGCAGTCAGTACGACCGCAACACCGCCATCGCCACCTCACCCGAATCGGGCACCCTGGTGATGGGGCATCAATCGACCGGCGGCATCAGCGTGTACCAGTTTGACCCAGAAGAGCTGACGTTGGAGCGGGTTTGGGTGGTGGAATAG
- a CDS encoding transporter substrate-binding domain-containing protein: protein MSTKWLKTLTAGLVLTAAAGTVSAEKLKIATDPSFVPFEMLDTETGEMIGFDMEIIAEVAKRAGFEYEMNTMDFNGIIPALQTGSIDIAVAGITITEARGKIVDFSDPYYDSGLRLLVRVDNDDILEFKDLEGKKVGSKIGSTSYDYLTNNLEDSAGVTPYPGSADMYLALMSRSVDAVFYDAPNVAYFARTKGEGKVKTVGALYEGQQYGIALKAGSEWVDEVNTALAEIREDGTYKTIYEKWFGPLPEAK from the coding sequence ATGAGCACAAAATGGCTGAAAACACTGACGGCTGGTCTGGTTCTGACCGCAGCAGCTGGCACCGTGAGCGCAGAAAAACTGAAAATTGCGACCGACCCTAGCTTCGTACCCTTCGAAATGCTGGACACGGAAACCGGTGAAATGATCGGTTTTGACATGGAAATCATTGCCGAAGTCGCCAAACGTGCCGGTTTCGAATATGAAATGAATACCATGGACTTCAACGGTATTATCCCGGCCCTGCAAACTGGCAGTATCGATATTGCTGTTGCTGGCATCACCATCACGGAAGCTCGCGGGAAAATCGTCGACTTTTCTGACCCGTACTACGATTCGGGCCTGCGCCTTCTGGTACGCGTTGATAACGACGACATTCTGGAATTCAAAGATCTTGAAGGCAAAAAGGTCGGCTCCAAAATCGGCAGCACCAGCTACGATTACCTGACCAACAATCTGGAAGATAGCGCTGGCGTAACGCCCTATCCGGGCAGCGCAGATATGTATCTGGCGCTGATGTCCCGCTCTGTTGATGCGGTGTTCTACGACGCCCCCAACGTGGCCTATTTCGCCCGTACCAAAGGTGAAGGCAAAGTAAAAACCGTTGGCGCCCTGTATGAAGGTCAGCAGTACGGTATTGCCCTGAAGGCCGGTAGCGAATGGGTAGACGAAGTGAACACTGCTCTGGCAGAAATCCGCGAAGACGGCACCTACAAAACCATTTATGAAAAATGGTTTGGCCCTCTGCCCGAAGCTAAGTAA
- the metK gene encoding methionine adenosyltransferase: MSDYSVFTSESVSEGHPDKLADQISDAVLDAILTEDRHARVACETMVKTGVAIIGGEVTTSAWVDLEDLVRGVIKDIGYTSSDVGFDGDTCGIINIIGKQSVDIAQGVDRQKPEDQGAGDQGLMFGYASNETDVLMPAPITFAHRLVERQAEARKNGILSWLRPDAKSQVTCRYENGQVVGIDAVVLSTQHDPDVSQADLKEAVMEMIVKNVLPAELLHKGTQFHINPTGKFVIGGPVGDCGLTGRKIIVDTYGGMARHGGGAFSGKDPSKVDRSAAYACRYVAKNLVAAGLAEKCEIQVSYAIGVAQPTSISVNTFGTGKISDEKIIELIRQNFDLRPYAITNMLDLLHPMYRNTAAYGHFGREPQQVTINGETFTTFPWEKTDRAATLKDAAGI, encoded by the coding sequence ATGTCTGACTACAGTGTTTTCACCTCCGAATCCGTTTCGGAAGGCCATCCGGACAAACTGGCAGACCAGATTTCGGATGCCGTACTAGACGCCATCCTTACCGAAGACCGGCACGCCCGTGTTGCCTGCGAAACCATGGTGAAAACCGGTGTGGCTATTATTGGTGGTGAAGTAACCACCAGCGCCTGGGTAGACCTGGAAGATCTGGTGCGAGGCGTGATTAAGGACATTGGCTATACCTCGTCTGACGTCGGTTTTGACGGCGACACCTGCGGCATTATCAATATTATCGGCAAACAGTCGGTGGACATTGCCCAAGGTGTAGACCGCCAGAAACCAGAAGACCAAGGCGCCGGCGATCAGGGCCTGATGTTTGGCTACGCCAGCAACGAAACCGACGTGCTGATGCCCGCCCCCATCACTTTCGCTCACCGTTTGGTAGAGCGCCAGGCCGAAGCCCGCAAAAACGGCATATTGTCGTGGTTGCGCCCAGACGCAAAAAGCCAGGTGACCTGCCGCTATGAAAACGGCCAGGTTGTGGGCATTGATGCGGTAGTACTGTCTACCCAGCACGACCCAGACGTCAGCCAGGCTGATCTGAAAGAAGCCGTAATGGAGATGATTGTGAAGAACGTGTTGCCGGCAGAATTGCTGCACAAGGGTACCCAGTTTCACATCAACCCCACCGGCAAATTCGTGATTGGTGGCCCGGTAGGCGACTGTGGCCTGACTGGCCGTAAAATCATCGTAGACACCTACGGCGGCATGGCACGCCACGGCGGCGGTGCCTTTTCTGGGAAAGACCCGTCAAAAGTTGACCGTTCTGCCGCTTACGCTTGCCGCTATGTGGCGAAGAACCTGGTGGCTGCCGGTTTGGCCGAGAAATGCGAAATTCAGGTTTCTTACGCGATTGGTGTGGCACAACCCACGTCTATCTCGGTAAACACCTTCGGCACTGGCAAAATCAGCGATGAAAAAATCATTGAACTGATACGCCAGAACTTTGACCTTCGCCCTTACGCTATTACCAACATGCTGGACCTACTGCACCCGATGTATCGGAACACAGCAGCCTACGGTCACTTCGGCCGCGAGCCGCAGCAAGTCACCATAAATGGCGAAACATTTACCACATTCCCATGGGAAAAAACCGATCGCGCGGCAACTCTGAAAGACGCAGCCGGCATTTAA
- the metF gene encoding methylenetetrahydrofolate reductase [NAD(P)H]: protein MESQKQFKRRFSFEFFPPKTEQGKIKLQGVRDELAAVNPDFFSVTFGAGGSTRERTLETVFSLHQQGISAAPHLSCVGGTRAEISELLDTYKEKGINRIVALRGDLPSGMGAAGELRYANELVSFIREHSGDYFNLEVAAYPEFHPQARSAEEDLKNFTRKVEAGANSAITQYFFNADSYLYFIDRLEKAGVTIPVVPGIMPIVNFSSLVRFSDMCGAEIPRWIRKQLEAYGDDSVSIRQFGEEVVTRMCEKLLKAGAPGLHFYTLNQVEPSLGIWKNLGLGEREKISF, encoded by the coding sequence ATGGAATCCCAAAAACAATTCAAGCGGCGGTTCAGTTTTGAGTTCTTCCCGCCCAAGACCGAACAGGGCAAAATAAAACTGCAAGGCGTTCGCGACGAACTCGCGGCCGTAAACCCGGATTTCTTTTCAGTGACGTTTGGTGCCGGTGGTTCTACCCGCGAACGCACACTGGAAACCGTTTTCAGCCTGCACCAACAGGGCATTTCTGCCGCCCCGCACCTGTCTTGCGTCGGTGGCACCCGGGCAGAAATCAGTGAGCTGCTCGACACCTATAAAGAAAAAGGCATTAACCGCATTGTGGCGCTTCGCGGCGACCTGCCCTCAGGCATGGGTGCAGCCGGTGAATTGCGCTACGCCAACGAGTTGGTGAGCTTTATTCGCGAGCACAGCGGCGATTATTTCAATCTGGAAGTGGCCGCCTACCCGGAGTTTCATCCTCAGGCCCGCAGCGCCGAGGAAGACCTGAAGAACTTCACACGCAAGGTAGAAGCCGGCGCCAACAGCGCTATTACCCAATATTTCTTCAACGCCGACAGCTATTTGTACTTTATTGACCGGCTTGAAAAAGCAGGCGTTACCATTCCTGTCGTTCCCGGCATTATGCCCATTGTTAATTTCTCCAGCCTAGTGCGTTTTTCCGACATGTGCGGCGCCGAAATTCCACGCTGGATACGCAAGCAGTTGGAAGCCTACGGTGACGACAGCGTGAGCATTCGCCAGTTCGGCGAGGAAGTGGTTACCCGCATGTGTGAAAAACTGTTGAAAGCCGGTGCGCCCGGTTTGCACTTTTACACGTTGAACCAAGTTGAACCCAGCCTCGGCATCTGGAAAAATCTTGGATTGGGCGAACGCGAAAAAATATCGTTTTAA
- a CDS encoding type II toxin-antitoxin system VapB family antitoxin codes for MRTTVTIDDELYQQALSMADPGMDKAELFREAIKVFVRTRAAKRLAALGGTAPEMQDIPRRHEDAPAS; via the coding sequence ATGCGGACAACCGTAACCATCGACGACGAGCTATACCAGCAGGCGCTCAGCATGGCTGATCCCGGCATGGACAAGGCGGAACTGTTTCGGGAAGCAATAAAAGTGTTTGTAAGAACTCGCGCCGCCAAACGCCTGGCGGCGCTGGGTGGTACCGCACCCGAAATGCAAGACATCCCTCGCCGCCATGAAGACGCTCCGGCGTCATGA
- a CDS encoding PIN domain-containing protein codes for MNVLVDTSVWAEHFRNRSTTLTKLLLSDRVLTHPMVVAELACGTPPSPRAQTLSDIGLLEPADQASIAEVRILIEQEKLYGLGCGLVDIVLLASTLITPSARLWTFDKRLERLAERFDIHYSGLKQ; via the coding sequence ATGAATGTACTGGTTGATACATCCGTCTGGGCGGAGCACTTTCGTAATCGCAGTACAACGCTCACCAAGCTGTTGCTCTCAGACCGAGTTCTGACACACCCCATGGTGGTTGCCGAACTGGCTTGCGGCACGCCGCCCTCACCGCGCGCACAAACCCTCTCTGATATCGGTCTACTGGAACCCGCGGACCAGGCAAGTATTGCCGAAGTGAGGATTCTGATTGAACAGGAAAAGCTCTACGGTTTAGGTTGTGGACTAGTGGATATTGTTCTCCTGGCGTCCACATTGATTACACCGAGCGCCCGACTGTGGACCTTCGACAAGCGACTGGAAAGGTTGGCGGAGCGTTTCGATATCCATTATTCAGGGCTCAAGCAATAG